One window of the Deltaproteobacteria bacterium genome contains the following:
- the lipA gene encoding lipoyl synthase: protein MIDTLAQTARKPPWLKVRLPAGPDYNRLKDNFRGLKLHTVCEEARCPNLAECWRAGTATIMILGDVCTRGCRFCAVKTAKAGTPVDPDEPRRVAEALARMDLRYVVLTSVDRDDLEDGGAGAFADTIHETRRRCPELIIEALIPDFRGDIRALGKVVDVAPQVIGQNIETVRRLTRYARDRRCGYEQTLDVLTNVKALNPRIYTKSAILLGMGETRAEVLATMHDLRARNVDILTLGQYLRPTRKHLPVAEFVHPDRFRDYEEQAVALGFRYVAAGPMVRSSYKAAEFFVERMLASVPKEQNDTET from the coding sequence ATGATCGACACGCTTGCACAGACGGCGCGCAAGCCGCCGTGGCTCAAGGTGCGGCTGCCCGCCGGTCCCGACTACAACCGCCTCAAGGACAACTTCCGCGGGCTCAAGCTGCACACCGTGTGCGAGGAGGCGCGCTGTCCCAATCTGGCCGAGTGCTGGCGCGCGGGAACGGCCACCATCATGATCCTCGGTGACGTGTGCACGCGCGGGTGCCGGTTCTGTGCGGTAAAGACCGCCAAGGCGGGCACGCCCGTGGATCCGGACGAGCCCAGGCGGGTGGCCGAGGCATTGGCGCGCATGGACCTGCGCTACGTGGTCCTCACCTCCGTGGACCGGGACGACCTGGAAGACGGCGGCGCCGGGGCCTTCGCCGACACCATCCACGAGACCCGGCGCCGTTGCCCGGAGCTGATCATCGAAGCACTGATCCCGGATTTTCGCGGCGACATCCGCGCCCTCGGGAAGGTCGTGGACGTCGCGCCCCAGGTCATCGGACAGAACATCGAGACCGTCCGCCGCCTTACGCGCTATGCGCGCGACCGGCGCTGCGGCTACGAGCAAACCCTGGACGTGCTCACGAACGTCAAGGCACTGAACCCGCGCATCTACACCAAGAGCGCCATCCTGCTCGGCATGGGCGAGACCCGCGCCGAGGTCCTCGCCACCATGCACGACCTGCGCGCCCGCAACGTAGACATCCTCACCCTCGGCCAGTACCTCCGGCCCACACGGAAGCACCTCCCCGTAGCGGAGTTCGTGCACCCGGACCGTTTCCGGGACTACGAAGAGCAGGCGGTGGCGCTTGGGTTCCGCTACGTCGCTGCCGGCCCCATGGTGCGCAGCTCCTACAAAGCCGCAGAGTTCTTCGTGGAGAGAATGCTCGCCTCCGTGCCCAAGGAACAGAACGATACCGAGACTTAG
- a CDS encoding helix-turn-helix transcriptional regulator has translation MNEEGTFERILASLHEAALDPARWPGASLLIDEALGTHGSSLVCAEGESVEDIRFHLFQTYFRGERHPEVERLYLETYYPLDEQVPRVLRAPFNRLFRITDFYTEQELKTSEAYNAHRTHGHAGDAIEVRLRGSHRLRILWQVSDPVDGDGWSSGQLDRIRGLLPHIRHFLRVQQTLAGADVLGEPLTDLLEVSGLGIMQLDGRGRIVAVNDHARDLLRTGNGVLDRDGLLCARLPRDNDGLQRLLNRALPQFGVRGAGGSTVVTRADTLLPLVLHVHPVEWQKTDFPFAPVGALVLVVDPVSGTAFDPALVAAALGLTGMESRVAILLAQGMSVRDIAKTTGRKESTIRSHVKHIFAKHGLSRQAELVRLVGLLARAPKAGR, from the coding sequence ATGAACGAAGAGGGGACCTTCGAGCGCATCCTCGCTTCGCTGCACGAGGCGGCGCTCGACCCTGCCCGCTGGCCGGGCGCGTCCTTGCTGATCGACGAAGCCTTGGGCACGCACGGCAGCAGCTTGGTGTGTGCCGAGGGCGAGTCGGTAGAGGACATCCGGTTCCATCTGTTTCAGACCTACTTCCGTGGAGAACGGCACCCGGAAGTGGAGCGTCTCTACTTGGAGACCTATTATCCCCTGGACGAACAAGTACCCCGCGTGTTGCGCGCGCCCTTCAACCGGTTGTTCCGCATCACCGACTTCTACACCGAGCAGGAGCTGAAGACCTCCGAGGCGTACAACGCGCACCGGACCCACGGCCATGCCGGGGATGCCATCGAAGTGCGGCTCCGAGGGTCCCACCGCTTGCGCATCCTATGGCAAGTCAGCGACCCGGTGGACGGGGACGGCTGGTCGTCAGGGCAACTCGACCGTATTCGAGGTCTCCTTCCGCACATCCGTCACTTTTTGCGCGTGCAGCAGACTCTCGCCGGCGCCGATGTCCTGGGGGAGCCGCTCACGGACCTGCTCGAGGTCTCCGGGCTGGGCATCATGCAACTCGACGGGCGCGGGCGGATCGTGGCGGTGAACGACCATGCCCGGGATCTGCTGCGGACCGGCAACGGCGTGCTCGACAGGGACGGGTTGCTGTGCGCCCGCTTGCCGCGGGACAACGACGGTCTCCAGAGGCTCCTGAACCGCGCGTTGCCGCAATTCGGAGTTCGAGGCGCCGGCGGGTCGACGGTCGTGACACGCGCGGATACGCTGCTCCCGCTGGTGCTGCATGTGCATCCGGTGGAATGGCAGAAGACGGACTTTCCGTTCGCGCCGGTGGGGGCGCTGGTGCTGGTCGTGGACCCGGTGAGCGGGACCGCCTTCGACCCCGCCTTGGTTGCGGCGGCCCTCGGTCTCACCGGGATGGAAAGCCGGGTCGCGATACTGCTCGCCCAAGGCATGAGCGTGCGCGACATCGCGAAGACCACGGGCCGCAAGGAGAGCACTATCCGCTCCCACGTGAAGCACATTTTCGCCAAGCACGGGCTCTCCCGGCAGGCGGAGCTGGTGCGCCTGGTGGGCCTTCTGGCCCGCGCTCCCAAGGCCGGACGTTAA
- a CDS encoding hydantoinase B/oxoprolinase family protein translates to MDTRIHGVDPVTFEILSHRLHQVTREMGITLERTGGTVNTTQQRDYMASLYRPDGDILSAGATLGQHVVCASYAVKRIIERFPPDEIFEDDVFLLNDPYLAAIHQSDIYVVSPIHHGGRLVAWSATFVHVNDVGALSPGGDSPDATEIFHEGLRVPGIKLVERGALRRDVFDTLTNMTRQPGMVGLDLKCEIAANNVAKARLREMYAHYGAELLDAVAGEMIRYTEAIFRERIASFEDGEWTEELALEAQDTWRMKVALRKRGNRLIFDFTGTDPQAVTGVNLPFHGTAGFCFAAVLTTLVHDLPKNHGVIRPLEVIAPEGTLVNVSYPGPVSLNTTSCGFSIGFLASSVLMQMLGTHEHWRDEIVTPNASHRNGKHSGLNQSGRYCVFNLAHGAMDGNGARAHADGIDSGGNYMNCPNAEWFELNFPVLYLFRRHATDSAGPGRYRGGLAVETAHTPHDAPEGRLGGVAYGVAGLRNSGHGMYGGYPGAPSVIVLREKTRVREVMSRDRNAVDLDEVGGTERVLPYCNFEFNDGDVLYMRVASGGGYGDPLTRQPDRVRADLVDGAVSEGAARDIYGVAFRPETREVDDAATEALRRRLRGGDGALREQDGARDKANRAASRAAVVPGGDDTTPCPRCGSANAPIQSEADGALEEHTFPPTEAGPLMSDLHGRYLFEKLYCPSCHVLLKAHMVSVT, encoded by the coding sequence ATGGACACGCGCATACACGGCGTCGATCCCGTCACCTTCGAGATCCTGTCGCACCGGCTGCACCAGGTCACGCGCGAGATGGGCATTACCCTGGAGCGCACCGGCGGCACCGTCAACACCACCCAGCAGCGGGACTACATGGCGTCCCTGTACCGCCCGGACGGCGACATCCTCTCCGCCGGGGCCACCCTGGGACAGCACGTGGTGTGCGCCTCCTACGCGGTGAAGCGCATCATCGAACGCTTCCCGCCGGACGAAATCTTCGAGGACGACGTCTTCCTGCTGAACGATCCCTACCTCGCCGCCATCCACCAGTCGGACATCTACGTGGTCTCGCCGATCCACCATGGCGGGCGGCTGGTGGCCTGGAGCGCCACCTTCGTGCACGTGAACGACGTGGGCGCGCTGTCGCCGGGCGGGGACTCGCCCGACGCCACCGAGATCTTCCACGAGGGGCTGCGTGTTCCCGGCATCAAGCTCGTGGAGCGCGGCGCGCTGCGCCGGGACGTCTTCGACACCCTCACCAACATGACGCGCCAGCCGGGCATGGTGGGGCTGGACCTCAAGTGCGAGATCGCCGCCAACAACGTGGCCAAGGCGCGCCTGCGGGAGATGTACGCGCACTACGGCGCCGAGCTGCTCGATGCCGTGGCCGGCGAGATGATCCGCTACACCGAGGCGATCTTCCGGGAGCGCATCGCGTCGTTCGAGGACGGCGAGTGGACCGAGGAACTGGCGCTGGAGGCCCAGGACACCTGGCGCATGAAGGTGGCGCTGCGCAAGCGCGGAAACCGGCTCATCTTCGACTTCACCGGCACCGACCCCCAGGCGGTGACCGGCGTCAACCTGCCGTTCCACGGCACCGCCGGTTTCTGTTTCGCCGCGGTGTTGACCACGCTGGTGCACGACCTTCCCAAGAACCACGGGGTGATCCGGCCGCTGGAAGTCATCGCTCCCGAGGGCACGCTGGTGAACGTCAGCTATCCCGGCCCGGTGTCCCTCAACACCACCTCCTGCGGCTTCAGCATCGGGTTCCTGGCCAGTTCCGTGCTGATGCAGATGCTCGGCACCCACGAGCACTGGCGCGACGAGATCGTCACCCCCAACGCCAGCCACCGGAACGGCAAGCACTCGGGGCTGAACCAGTCCGGCCGCTACTGCGTCTTCAATCTCGCCCACGGCGCCATGGACGGCAACGGCGCCCGCGCCCACGCCGACGGCATCGACTCCGGCGGCAACTACATGAACTGCCCCAACGCCGAATGGTTCGAGCTGAACTTCCCGGTGCTCTACCTGTTCCGCCGCCACGCGACGGACTCGGCCGGGCCCGGACGCTACCGCGGCGGCCTGGCCGTGGAGACCGCGCACACGCCCCACGACGCCCCCGAGGGGCGCCTCGGGGGCGTGGCCTACGGCGTGGCCGGACTCAGGAACTCCGGCCACGGCATGTACGGCGGCTACCCCGGCGCGCCCAGCGTCATCGTGCTGCGGGAAAAGACTCGGGTGCGCGAGGTCATGAGCCGCGACCGCAACGCCGTGGACCTCGACGAGGTGGGCGGCACCGAGCGCGTCCTGCCGTACTGCAACTTCGAGTTCAACGACGGCGACGTGCTCTACATGCGCGTGGCCAGCGGCGGCGGCTACGGCGACCCGCTGACGCGCCAGCCGGACCGGGTGCGCGCGGACCTGGTGGACGGAGCGGTCTCGGAGGGCGCGGCGCGGGACATCTACGGGGTTGCATTCAGGCCCGAGACACGGGAGGTGGACGACGCGGCAACCGAAGCGTTGCGGCGACGCCTGCGCGGTGGGGACGGCGCGTTGCGGGAACAAGACGGAGCGCGGGACAAGGCGAACCGCGCGGCAAGCCGAGCGGCGGTCGTTCCCGGCGGGGACGACACGACGCCGTGCCCGCGGTGCGGCTCCGCCAACGCGCCGATTCAATCAGAAGCGGACGGCGCCCTCGAAGAGCATACTTTCCCACCGACCGAGGCAGGCCCGCTCATGAGCGACCTTCACGGCCGCTACCTGTTCGAGAAGCTCTACTGCCCGTCGTGTCATGTCCTGCTCAAGGCTCACATGGTGTCGGTGACATGA
- a CDS encoding nucleoside permease nupX — MSWLNLGSLGGLIALAFLAWAAGGFRRPVPWRTVLTAGGLMLVLGAVVFWIPWTRTALIWINDAVITILRAGNEGARFLFGPLALNPGETTAGGSPSIGFILAAQVFPAVVFFASLMAALYHLRILQPVVKLFAVLFHRTMGLSGAESLAGSSNIFIGVESAMTVRPYLDRMTRSELLTLITCGMATVASTTLALYVLFLKDSFPLIAGHLVSASVMSIPAAALVSKLILPETETPDTLGGVPPMAESGRKQNTMAALMDGSWEGLKLAAGIGTLLVAILGFVALIDYGLLKLTAPLSDALAGPVDLRRLLGWIFTPLAWLLGLAETDLTAAGRLLGGRAILTEVVAYQELGRLAADGAISPRGILVLSYTLCGFAHVASMGIFIGGIGALAPARRGDLSALGLRALVGATLATLMTGAVAGFYYYGQQGLLGM; from the coding sequence ATGAGCTGGCTCAACCTGGGTTCCCTCGGAGGCCTCATCGCCTTGGCCTTTCTGGCCTGGGCCGCGGGCGGCTTCCGGCGGCCCGTCCCCTGGCGCACGGTGCTCACGGCCGGCGGCCTGATGCTGGTGCTGGGGGCGGTGGTCTTCTGGATCCCGTGGACCCGCACGGCCCTCATATGGATCAACGACGCCGTCATCACGATCCTGCGGGCGGGCAACGAGGGCGCGCGTTTCCTCTTCGGCCCGCTGGCGCTCAACCCGGGCGAGACCACCGCGGGCGGGTCGCCGTCCATCGGCTTCATCCTGGCGGCGCAGGTGTTCCCGGCGGTGGTGTTCTTCGCCTCGCTCATGGCCGCGCTCTACCATCTGCGCATCCTGCAACCGGTGGTGAAGCTCTTCGCGGTCCTGTTTCACCGCACCATGGGGCTCTCCGGGGCCGAGTCCCTGGCGGGCTCCTCCAACATCTTCATCGGCGTGGAGTCGGCCATGACCGTGCGGCCGTATCTCGACCGCATGACGCGCTCCGAGCTGCTCACGCTCATCACCTGCGGCATGGCCACGGTGGCGTCCACCACCCTGGCGCTCTACGTGCTGTTTCTGAAGGACAGCTTTCCGCTCATCGCCGGCCACCTCGTCTCGGCCTCGGTCATGTCCATACCGGCCGCGGCGTTGGTGTCCAAGCTGATCCTGCCGGAAACCGAGACTCCGGACACCCTGGGTGGGGTGCCGCCCATGGCCGAGAGCGGACGCAAGCAGAACACCATGGCGGCGCTGATGGACGGTTCCTGGGAAGGGCTCAAGCTTGCGGCGGGCATCGGCACCCTGCTCGTGGCCATCCTGGGCTTCGTCGCCCTCATCGACTACGGCCTGCTCAAGCTCACCGCGCCGTTGAGCGATGCTCTCGCCGGACCCGTGGACCTGCGGCGCCTCCTGGGCTGGATCTTCACGCCCCTGGCGTGGCTCCTGGGTCTTGCGGAGACCGATCTCACGGCCGCCGGCCGCCTGCTCGGAGGGCGCGCCATCCTCACCGAGGTCGTCGCCTACCAGGAGCTGGGCAGGCTCGCGGCCGACGGCGCGATCTCGCCGCGCGGTATCCTGGTCCTGTCCTACACGCTGTGCGGCTTCGCCCACGTCGCCTCGATGGGCATCTTCATCGGCGGCATCGGCGCCCTCGCCCCGGCGCGCCGCGGCGACCTGTCCGCGCTGGGACTCCGCGCCCTCGTAGGCGCCACCCTCGCGACCCTCATGACCGGCGCGGTCGCGGGCTTCTACTACTACGGGCAGCAAGGGTTGCTGGGCATGTGA
- a CDS encoding amidohydrolase family protein, with protein MANKYQIIDGDGHVVEDMEAITSRFPEAVQQQMRWSNPFPPLDHLHSANAHKLPEGSFQQVGYDGWVEFLEDVGIDRTVLYPTVGLSYGKVISQDWAIDLARAYNDWIAENYVKKSPRFQAVALIPLQEPAEAVKELRRAVEELGMCGAMLPSTGIQLHLGHKYYWPIYEEADRLGCCIGIHGGAHENLGMDDLHPYAPVHALGHPFGQMISMGGIVFNGIFDRYPNVRIGFLEGGVAWLLMCLERFDRSYETHIQHDPRSEFLQLRGGEAVSDYVKRHIEEGRIFVGCEGHEPDLAHAIRTVGNKPWVYSSDFPHEVNNEFCKEELGEVIESDELTDDDKAAVLSRNAERFYNLPAGL; from the coding sequence ATGGCGAACAAGTATCAGATCATCGACGGCGACGGGCACGTGGTGGAGGACATGGAGGCCATCACCAGCCGCTTCCCGGAAGCGGTGCAGCAGCAGATGCGCTGGTCCAATCCGTTCCCGCCGCTGGATCACCTGCACTCGGCCAACGCCCACAAGCTCCCGGAGGGCTCGTTCCAACAGGTGGGTTACGACGGCTGGGTGGAATTCCTGGAAGACGTGGGCATCGACCGGACGGTGCTCTATCCCACCGTGGGCCTGTCCTACGGCAAGGTGATCAGCCAGGACTGGGCCATCGACCTGGCGCGCGCCTACAATGACTGGATCGCCGAGAACTACGTGAAGAAGAGCCCGCGCTTCCAGGCGGTGGCGCTGATTCCGCTGCAAGAGCCCGCGGAGGCGGTGAAGGAGCTGCGCCGCGCGGTGGAGGAACTGGGAATGTGCGGCGCCATGCTGCCGTCCACGGGAATCCAGTTGCACCTGGGCCACAAGTACTACTGGCCCATCTACGAGGAGGCGGACAGGCTGGGCTGCTGCATCGGCATCCACGGCGGGGCGCACGAGAACCTGGGCATGGACGACCTGCATCCCTACGCCCCGGTGCACGCCCTCGGCCATCCCTTCGGGCAGATGATCTCCATGGGCGGCATCGTCTTCAACGGCATCTTCGACCGCTACCCCAACGTGCGCATCGGCTTCCTGGAAGGCGGCGTGGCTTGGCTGCTGATGTGCCTGGAGCGCTTCGACCGTTCCTACGAGACCCACATCCAGCACGATCCCCGGAGCGAGTTCCTGCAGCTCCGGGGCGGCGAGGCGGTGAGCGATTACGTGAAACGGCACATCGAGGAAGGCCGGATCTTCGTGGGCTGCGAGGGCCACGAGCCCGACCTGGCGCACGCCATCCGCACGGTGGGCAACAAGCCGTGGGTCTACTCGTCGGATTTCCCTCACGAGGTCAACAACGAGTTCTGCAAGGAAGAGCTGGGCGAGGTGATCGAGAGCGATGAGCTGACCGACGATGACAAGGCCGCGGTGCTGTCGCGCAACGCGGAACGTTTCTACAACCTGCCGGCGGGACTGTAA